From one Humulus lupulus chromosome 8, drHumLupu1.1, whole genome shotgun sequence genomic stretch:
- the LOC133793903 gene encoding C2 and GRAM domain-containing protein At1g03370-like gives MKLFEGGELDRKVMEKAGCQNYSHTPWESEKGDVYERQTYYKFDKCISRYRGETRSTQQRSPISDRNGWIIEEVMTLHGVPLGDYFNLHIRYQV, from the exons ATGAAGCTGTTTGAGGGTGGTGAGTTGGACCGTAAAGTTATGGAGAAAGCTGGTTGTCAAAACTATTCCCACACCCCATGGGAATCAGAGAAAGGTGATGTCTATGAAAGGCAAACTTATTACAAATTTGACAAGTGTATTTCCCGTTACAGAGGAGAGACAAGAAGTACTCAGCAAAGAAGCCCCATTTCTGATAGAAATGGATGGATTATTGAAGAGGTCATGACTCTCCATGGAGTTCCTCTTGGTGACTATTTCAAT CTTCACATAAGATACCAAGTATAG